From the Deinococcus sonorensis KR-87 genome, the window GGAGCTGCTGACGGCCGCACTGCAGGGCTAGCGGAGAAGAGCCACGCCAAGGGGGTGGGCCAGCTGGCCCACCCCCTTTGTTCTTCCCTACTCGCGCGAGGCCGTCTGGCGGGCCACGTAGCCGCGGAACTGCTCCCTCAGCTCGCGCTTCAGGAACTTGCCGGTCGCCCCGATCGGGATGCGCTCCACCACCTCGTAGGCGTCGGGGAGCCACCACTTGGCGAAGCGTGGGGCCAGGAAGCGGTGCAGCTCCTGATGCTCCGGCGCTTCGTGACCGGGGCGCAGCACCAGCACCGCCAGCGGGCGCTCGTCCCAGCGCGGGTCTGCGATGGCGATCACCGCCGCCTGCGCGATGGCCGGGTGGGCCATCAGGGCGTTCTCCAGGTCCACGCTGCTGATCCACTCGCCACCCGATTTGATCAGGTCCTTGTTGCGGTCCTGGATGTGCATGTAGCCGTGCTCGTCCAGCGTGGCGATGTCCCCGGTATCGAACCAGTCCTGGCCGTTCAGCCGCAAGAAGTTGTTGCGGCCACTGCCCTTGTAGTAGCCGCTGGCCACCCACGGACCACGTGCCAGCAGGCGACCCATGGTGTGGCCGTCGTGCGGCAGCACGTGGTCGTCGTCGCTGATGATCTCCAGCTCCACTAGCGGCACGGTGCGGCCCTGTTTGGCCTGCAGCCGGTAGGCCTCGTCGGTGCCGGGTTCCATGCCCGGCGGCAGGGTGCTGACGGTCCCCAGCGGATGCGTCTCGGTCATGCCCCAGGCGTGGGCCAGCTGCAGCCCATGCCGCTCGCGGAAGGCCCGGATCAGCGCTTCGGGTGCGGCGCTCCCGCCCACCACCAGCCGCTCCAGGCCCGAGAGGTTGTAGGGGGTTCCCGCCTGCTGCGCCCGGTCCAGCTCGGCCAGCAGGCCCATCCAGATGGTCGGCACGCCCGCCGTGATCGTCACGCGTTCCTGCTCCAGCAGCCGCGCCAGGGTGGGGCCGTCACTGAACATACCGGCGAACACCTGGGCCGCCCCGGTCATGGCGCAGGTGTACGGCAGGCCCCAGGCGTTCACGTGGAACATCGGCACGATCGGCAGCACCACGTCACGCTCGCCCACGTTCAGCGCGTCCTTGGGCGCGCTGGCCAGGCTGTGCAGCACGGTGGAGCGGTGCGAGTACAGCACGCCCTTGGGGTTGCCGGTGGTGCCGCTGGTGTAACACATGGCGGCGGCCTGCCGCTCGTCCAGCTCCGGATACTGGAAGCTGGACGGGTAGGCCGCAATCCACTGGTCATAGTCCAGAACGCCTTCCATCGGCTGCGGCAGGCCACCCAGCACCACCACCGTATGCAGGTGGGGGCAGCCGGCGCGGATGGTGGGGATCATGGGCGCGAAGACGTTCTCGATCAGCAGCACCCGGTCCTCGGCGTCGTTCAGAATCCAGCAGATCTGGTCCGGATGCAGCCGGATGTTAACGGTGTGCAGCACCGCGCCCATGCTGGGCACCCCCAGGTACGCCTCCAGGTGCCGGTGGCTGTTGACCGCCAATGTGGCCACCCGCTCGCCCGGCTGCACGCCCAGCGCCAGCAGCGCAGTGGCCAGCTGCAGCGCGCGGTCGGCCACCTCGCCGTAGCTGCTGCGGTGAACCTGCGGAATCGGCTGGCCCGCGTCGTCGCGGCCCGCCGCCAGCACACTCACCACCGGGCGGTCTCTGTAGATGGTGCGGATGCGTTCCAGGATGAACGGTACGGTCAGCGGCACATCCATCATGGTGCTGAGGAGCACGGGCGCGGAAACAGGCATGGGGTCGGGCATGGTGGGCCTCCTCGGATGAGCGGTGGCGTGAACGGGCGTGCAGGTTGGGTGATGCAGTTGAGTGCGGTCAGTGTACCGTGCCGCCGTGCCCGGCGCCCGCGTCCGTGTTGCTCCGGCTGCAGGTCCACCGTCCCCCCACCCCCAGTTGGCTTCCCCCACCGGTCCCCCCTGTGGGGTTCCTGAGCGTTCAGGCCACCTGCCATCATGAAGAATGACCGCCCTGCCGCCCATACCGGACCCCGCTTCGGTGCTGGCACAGGGACAGGCGCAGCTGCCGCACAGCCCGGCAGGCAGTCTGGGCGTGGCCCGCCAGCTGGAAGCGCTGGCCCGCCAGCACAACGATGACCCGCTGCTCAGCAGCGCGCTGTACCTGGCGGGCCGCGCGCTGCTGCGGATGGGCCGCGCCCGCGAGGCGCTCTCCACGCTGCTGGAGGCGGTAGCGCTGTGCAGCGAGGCAGATCTGCAGGCGCAGGCGCGCTGCTGGCACGAGGCCGCCGTGGCCCAGCGGCGGCTGGCCAACGACCGCGAGGCGCTGGAGTACCTGGGCCTGGCGCTGCAGCTCCACCGCGAGGCCGGGGATCAGGCCGGTGAAATTGACGTGCTGGATGAGCTGGCGGCCTACCACACCCAGCTGGAGGCGCACGCCGAGGCACTGAGCTGCTACCGGGCCAACCTGCAGCTGCGCCGGGCCAGCGGCGACCTGCGCGGGCTGGCCCAGACCCTGCTGGGCCTGGGCCGGGCGCAGCTGCTGCTGAGCCGCACGCTCGGCGGACGTGAGGCGGCCCGGGCGCAGCAGCAGGAGGCGCTCGGTGTGCTGGGCCACGCCCTGCAGCTGGGCCGGCAACTGCATGACCCGGCGCTGGTGCTGGAGGTGCAGCTGGAGCAGGCCCGGCTGCAGCTGGAGCTGGGACAGCTGGACGCGGCCGAACAGCTGGCGCGCACGGTCCAGCACCATTGCCTGGAACGCGGGGAGCGCCGCGCCGCCACCGAGGCGCTGCTGCTGCTGGCCGACGTGCTGACCGCCGGGCAGCACCCGGCCCAGGCCCTTCACGCGCTGCTGGACGCCCAGCAGGTCCTGCAGACGCTGGGCACCCCGGCCGAGCTGGCCCGACTGCACCTGCAGCTCTCGGCGGTGTACGAGCAGCTGGGCGAGTTTCAGTCGGCCCTGCAGCACCACCGCCAGTACCACGCCCTGGACCGGGCCGTGCGGGCCGATCAGCAGAGTGTGCGCGCCCAGGCCACCTTCGCGCGCCTGGACGTGGAGCGCAGCCGCCACGAGAGCGAGCTGCACCGGGCACGCGGCCAGACGCTGGAGCAGCACCTGGCCGAACGCACCCTGCAGCTGGAGGCTACCCAGATCGAGATGACCGAACTGCTGGCCTCGGCCGCCGAGTTCCGGGACGCGCCGCTGGGCCCGCACGCCCGCTGGGTGGGCGAGGCGAGCGCCCAGGTGGCGCTGCGGCTCGGCTGGAGCGACGAGCGCGCCCAGGCGCTGAACCTGGCCGCGCGCCTGCACGACATCGGCAAGATTGCGATTCCGGACCGGATTCTCCTCAAGGAGGCGAGTCTGTCCGCCAGCGAGTGGGCCGTGATGCGCGAACACACCGTGCTGGGCGCGCGCCTGCTGGCCGCCAGCGCCAGCCCGCTGCTGCAGCTGGCCAGCACCGTGGCCCTCTCGCACCACGAGCAGTGGGACGGCGGCGGCTATCCGCACGGCCTGAGCGGCGAGCAGATTCCGCTGCCTGGCCGCATCGTGGCGGTGGTGGACACCTACGACGCGCTGGTGAGCGAGCGTCCCTACAAACCCGCCTGGACCCCCGGACAGGCGCTGCAGTTCCTGCGCCAGCGCTCGGGCCGGCATTTCGACCCGGAGGTGGTGCGGGCCTTCTGCGATCTGCACGAGGAGGGCCTGCTGACCGGGCTGCTGGCCGCCCACACCGTTCACTGATTCACCATGAAGATTTTCGCGCTGGGGGCACCGCGCCGGGGGTTCATGTTGGCGTCAGAAAACCGCTAGCATGACCGCATGACCACCGTCCAGACCGGCTCCCCGGCCGAGCAGCCCGACCTGAGCGCTTCCGCTGTGCCCACCTCGCGCCTGCTGGCCTGGCTGCAGGCGGGCGGTCTGGACGAAAAGCGGCTGGAGGGGCTGCACAGTCAGGACAACGCCTTCTGGGCCGAACTGGCCGCACAGCTCGCCCCTCAGCTTCCCCCGGCCGAGATTCTGCTGGTGCTGCCCGGCGGGGAGCCGCTGGCGGGCGCCCTGGCGGCCCACCTGAAGCTGCCGTTCCAGGTGCTGCACCATGCCAGCGGCGCACCGGATCACTGGGTCCTGCCGGACGCGCCGCTGCCATCTTTCGGCCTGCTGGTCACGACCTACCTGACCACCGGGGTGCCGGAGATGGAGCTCAGCGTGCTGGCACAGCGGGCCGGCTGCGAGCTGAGAACGGTGGTGTGCGCGGTGGAACGCAGCACTGCTGGTGGGCGGCACCGGCTGCTTCAGCTGGGCGTGAACACCCTGGCCGGGCAGCGCATCGCCGAAACCCCGCGCGGCCTGATCCTGGAGCGCCGCCGGGCCGAAACGCGCGCCTTCTAGCCTTCCGACGCTTGGCGGTACGCCTGGAGGGCCCGCTCCTCTGCCGGAATGCGGATCAGGCGCAGCAGCAGGGCGTTGGCGAGGCTGCCCAGCACGGCCGTCCGCCACGCGCCCACCGCCAGCGGTGCACTGACCATTTCCAGCGCCACCACCGCGTAGTTGGGGTGGTTCAGCAGCCGGAAGGGCCCCCCCTGAACCCGGTGGGCTCCCGGCACAATCAGGATGCGGGTGTTCCACTGCCGGCCCAGCGTGCGGATCACCCAGTAGCGCAGCGGCTGGGCCAGCAGCAGCGCCAGCAGCCAGCCGAGCCGGACGCTCCCCCTGGCCCGGCGGCCCTCCAGCAGCGTGCCGAGCAGCCAGCCCGCATGCAGCACAAAGAACAGCGGATAATGTTCGCGGCCGTACTCGGTGGCGCCGTGGTCGAGGGCCCAGCGTTCGTTGCGCTTCGCCACCCGCAGCTCCAGCAGGCGCTGGCCCACCAGGGCGGCCACCAGCCAGGGCGCGGCCCGGGCCCCCCCGCCCCCTCGGCTCACGCGACAAACTCCAGCAGGACGTGCTCGGCGCAGAAGCCGGGGCCCATCGCGCTCAGCAGTCCCTTGCCCTCCGGGGCATGTTTGAGCAGTTCCTCCAGCACGAACAGCACGGTGGGGCTGCTCATATTGCCGTTGCAGTGCAGCACCTGCCGGGAGGCGGCCAGCGCCTGCGGGTCCAGCGACAGGGCCTCCTGGTAAGCGTCCAGCACCTTCACGCCGCCCGGATGCACCACGTAGTGCTGCAGGTCCTCCAGGGTCCAGTCGCTGGCGGCCAGGGTCTCCTCCACGTTCTGCCGCATCATGCCGCTCACCAGCTCTGGAATGCTCTGACGGAAGCGCACCTTCAGTCCGTCGTCCATCACGTCCCAGCCCATCACGTCGCCGCTGTCCGGGAGCAGGGTGCTGCGGTGCCCGGACAGCCGCACCAGGCCGCCGGTCCCGTCGTCCGGCCCCACCACCAGGGCGGCCGCGCCGTCGGCGAACAGCGCGGAACCCACGAAGTTGCTGCTCGACTCGTCGCTCTTGACCAGCGTCAGGCTGCAAAGCTCCGCCGCAATCAGCAGCACGTTCTGGTAGCCGGCCCGTACCAGATCGGCTGCGCGCGCCAGCCCCTGCGCCCCGCCCGCACAGCCCAGGCCCCACAGCGGCAGCCGGACCGCCTGACGGTTGAGGCCCAGCCGCTCCATCAGCATGCTCTCCAGGCTGGGGGTGCTGATGCCGGTGCTGCTCACGAACACCACCGCGTCCACGTCCTCCGGCGCCGCGCCCGCCTGGGCCAGCGCCGTGCGGGTCAGCTGCTCGCTCAGCCGCAGCGTCTCCTCGACGTACACGGCATTCTTGTCGGCGAAGCTGTGCGGTTCCATGTACCACTCCAGCGGCCGGGCCAGGAAGCGCCGCTGAATCTGGGCATTCTCGAACACCTCCAGCAGTTTCGGGTGAGCCGCAAGCCGCGGAAACAGCTGAACAGCGGCGTCACGGAGCTGCGTCTGAGGCACACAGTGGGCGGGGTGTCCGGTGACCAGGGCACGCACCACAGGCGACGTATGGGAAGACGAAACAGGCATGACGCATTCTTCCGCGCCATGCCCAGGGGACTGTAACCGTTCCCGCTCCGGCCGCTTAGGAAGCCTTGGCCTTCTTGCGGCCTTCCTCACGCCCCTGCTCACTGAGCGCCTGGAAGTCTTCATCCGACAGCCGGATGGCCGCCGCCGCTACATTCTCTTCCAGGTGCTTGACCCGGCTGGTGCCGGGAATCGGCAGCATCACCGGGCTGCGCTGCAGCACCCAGGCCAGCGCGATCTGGCTGGGCGTGGCCCCGTGCTGCTTGGCCAGGTTATCCAGCAGCCCGCCCTCGCGCGACAGGCTGCCGGCGGCCAGCGGGAACCACGGAATGAAGCCGATGTTCTGCTGCTCGCAGTACTCCAGCACGTCCTCGCTCTTGCGGGTCACGAGGTTGTAGAGGTTCTGCACCGTGGTGACCTGGAACACCTGCTGGGCCGCCTGGATCTCCTCCACCGACACCTCGGACAGGCCCAGGTGGCGGATCAGACCCTCGTCCTGCATCTGCTTCATGATGCCGAACTGCTCGTCGCGCGGCACCTTGCTGTCGATGCGGTGCAGCTGCCAGAGCGGAATCTGCTCCAGCTTGAGGCGGCGCAGGCTCATCAGCACGCACTGACGCAGGTACTCCGGCCGGCCCAGCGGCGGCCACACGTCCGGACCGTGGCGGGTCAGGCCGCCCTTGGTGGCCACCGTGACACTCTGGTAGGGCGCCAGCGCCTCGGCGATCAGGTCCTCGGAGACGTAGGGGCCGTAGCTGTCAGCGGTGTCAATGAAATCCACGCCCAGCTCTGGCAGCCGCTTCAGCACTCGGATGGCCTCGTCACGGTCGGCCGGTTCGCCCCAGATGCCCTGGCCGGTGATGCGCATGGCCCCGAACCCCAGCCGGTTGACGCTCAGATCACCGCCGATGCGGAACTGTCCGCTCTGTTCTGCATTTACTTCACTCATACGACCTCCTGTGTCGGGCACGTTGTACTGCTGTAGAGGCTCGCGCAACTGTGGCGGGCCGTCACATCAAGGCCAGCTCAAGGCCACGCAACGTCGGCAAGAGCAGGGTTGGGAACGACCGGCGCGCCTATCTTTGAGCTATGGGATGGCGCATCTTCGCAACGGCCGAGATCCGGGACAGCCACGCGACCCTCTACCTGACGCCGCAGCAGACGGTCTGCCTGCGCGCCAAGGCGGGTGAGGCGCTGCTGCTGGACCGGGCGTATGCCACGGTCGAGGACGCCATCATGGACGCCGCCGTGCAGCCGCAGCTGCCGCAGCCGCTCTACGACGCCCTGCTGGACGCGGTGGAGCGCCGCAGCCACGCCGAGGCGGAGGAGCTGCGCTGGACGCCGCAGTGGCCCGACGACAGCTGAGGGGTCTGCTCAGGCCCCGTCGCCCAGCACGCTCAGCAGGAAGGCGTACTCCTCGGCCGTCTCGCGCAGGGCGTCGAAGCGCCCGCTGCTGCCGCCGTGCCCGGCCCCCATGTTGGTCTTGAGCACGATGGTGCCGCTGCCTGGCTGGGCCAGGGTCCGCAGTCTGGCTGCGTACTTGGCCGGCTCCCAGTACGCCACCCGCGGATCGTTCAGGCCGCCGGAGATGAACAGGTGGGGGTACACGCCCGCCTTCAGGTTGTCGTAGGGGCTGTACTGGGCCATCACGTCGTACCAGCGCCGCTCCTGCGGGTTGCCCCACTCGTCGTACTCGCTGGTGGTCAGCGGAATGCTGGCGTCCAGCATGGTACTCAGCACGTCCACGAACGGCACCCCCACGAACGCCGCGCCGAACAGGTCCGGGCGCAGGTTCACCACCGCGCCCATCAGCAGGCCGCCGGCGCTGCGCCCCATGGCCGCCAGCCGTCCCGGCAGCGTCACGCCCTCCCGGATCAGCCCCTCCCCCACCGCGATGAAGTCGGTGAAGGTGTTCATCTTGTGCTCCAGGCGGCCCGCGTCGTACCAGCGCCGCCCGCGCTCGCTGCCGCCCCGGATGTGCGCAATGGCCCACACCCAGCCGCGGTCCAGCAGCGGCAGCCGTGACGCGCTGAACGAAGGGTCCACCGGAAAGCCGTAGCTGCCGTAGCCGTACAGCAGCGTGGGGGCCGGCAGCGCGGTGTCGCGGCGGCGCACCAGACTGACCGGCACCTGCTCACCGTCCGGGGCCGTCATCCAGCGCTGCTCGGCCACGTACTGGGCCGGGTCATAGTCGGGCACCGGGGTGGCCTTGACCAGCGTGGTCTGCAGCGTGTTCAGGTCCAGGTCCAGGTGTTCCAGCGGCTGCGTCAGGCTGCTGTACAGCACCCGTGCCTGGGCGGTATCAAAGACGCGGTTGCTGCCCGGCTGCACCGTATGGCTGGCCTCCGGAAACGTCACCCGCCGGGCCTCGCCGTAGCCGCCCCCCGTGCGGGGCAGCACCCACAGCTGCGAAAAGCCCTCCTCGCGCCCGCTGAGCAGCAGGTGACCAGCAAACAGCCGCATCCCGGTCAGGTAGCGCTGCTCATCGTGCGGCAGCACGTCCTGAGCAGTGTTCCAGTCCAGCGGTCCGCTGGCGGTCTTGGGCAGGCGCACCACCCAGAACTCCCGCGCGCCACCCTGGTTGGTGAGCACCAGCCAGTGGTCGCCGCCGTCTTCCAGCATGGTCTCCACCTGCGGCTCGCGCGGCAGCAGCAGCCGGGGCTGGGCGTCGGCATCGCCAGTCTCCAGCACCTGCCACTCGGTGCTGAGGCTGGCCGAGCTGCCCACCAGCAGCGTCTCGCCGTTCGCGCTCTTCTTCACCACCAGCCGGAAAGTGGGATCGTCCTCCTGCACCAGCAGGGTGTCCTCAGAGGCCGGCTGTCCCAGGCGGTGGCGCCAGAGCCGGGAGGGCCGCTGCGTCTCGTCTTCCGTGACGTAGAACAGCTGGCGGCCGTCGGCGCTCCAGGCCAGCGTCCAGCCGGACACGCCCGGCAGCGGCGCTTCCAGCAGCTCGCCCGTCTGCGTGTTCAGCACCCGCAGCTCAAACACCTCCTGCCCGGTGGTGTCGAGCAGGTAGGCCCAGGAGCGGCCGTCGGGGCTGGGCCGGGTGAGGTAGACCCACACGTTCTGGTGGCCCTCGCGCGCCTTCAGCTCGTTGAGGTCCAGCACCACCTCAGGCGGCGCGTCCGGCGTGTCCGCCCGCCGCCGCACGAACACCGGGTGCGCCTGCCCCTCGTCGGTGCGGGTGCTGTACAGCCACTCGCCCTCCCGGATCGGCGGCTGCTCGTCCCGCTCCTGGATGTGGGAGCGCAGCTCAGCGGTGATGCGGTCCACCAGCGGCGCGTGCGGGGCCATCACCTCCGCCAGGTGGTCGTTCTCGGCCGTAAGGTAGGCCAGCACCCGTTCGCCCTGCTTACCGTCGGTGCGCAGCCAGTGGTAGTCGTCCGGGCGTTCCAGGTCGTGCTCGCGGTGAGTGATCCGGTCGCGGGGGGCCTGAGGCGGAATGGGTGGCGTCATACGCTCAGCCTACCGGGTCCGCCTGGACCATGTCGGCCGCGTCCCGTTCCGGCGTGGCGCAGGTCTCGCGGAACACGTACTGCGACAGGCGTTTGCGGTGGCGGCTGCTCCAGTCGATGGTGGGCCGCCGGTCGGTGCCGGGCAGGTAGCCGAGCCGGTACACCGCCATCAGCTCCAGGGTGGCCGGCACCCGCAGCAGGTCGCGCAGGCGCTGCCACTGCTCGGGGATCTCCATCGGCGTGCTCACGAACTGGATGCCCATGCCCAGGCTGCCCACCACGTTCCAGATGTTCACCACCGCGCCGCCCATGCCGAACACACTGTAAAAGGCGCTCAGCTCGCCGGGGCGGTACTCGGCCCGGTCCAGCAGCACCGCCAGCAGCAGCGGACTGCCGGCCACCAGCTTGCGGTTGTCCTCGCCCAGCCGGGCCGGCACGCCCAGCCGCCGCATCAGGTTCAGGCCCGCGTCGCTGAACACCTGCCGGGTGAAAGGGCGCAGCGGCCCCGGCAGGTGGTCGATGTAGATGCCGTCGCGGCGCTGGTCCATCTCCGTTTCCGAGAAGCGGAAGTAGCGGCGGTAGCGCTCGAAGAACACGCCCTGCTCGATCAGCTGCTGCATGCTCTGACCGGAAATCTCCGCCACCTGCGCGATGGTGTCCGGGTTCTCGATCAGCACGAAGCGCCACGGCTGGGAATTGAAATGGCTCGGGGCCGACGCCGCCACCCGCATCAGCAGGTGCTGATGCTCGCGGCTCACCGGTTCCGGGCGGAACGGCCCGTTGGTGGTGCGGCGGCTGAGAATGCCATCGATCAGGTCCATACCGGCAGGGTAGCAGGCAGGGCCGCTGCGCCCCGTACTCACCACACCCAAACGGCCGCGCCCACGTACAGCAGCGCGATCAGGCCGGCCAGCCGCCAGTGTCCAGCCCGCCCCGGGCGGGTACGCGCCATGCCGAGCAGTAGCAGCAGCAGCGGCGGGTAGGGCCACCAGCGCTGGTGGCCCAGCAGGGCAAGCAGGCCGGTCAGTACAGTGCCGGCACACACCGCGAAGTACAGCGCGTGGTGCGGCCAGCGCGCCTGATCGCGCCGCCAGCCGAGCTGCAGGCTGAGGCCCAGCAGCAGCAGCGTGGCCAGCAGCAGCAGCGTGAGGCCCAGCGCGAGGTGGTACACGCCGCGCCTACTGCCCCGGCGGGGTGAAGGTGCCGTCCGGCGCGACCGTACCGGGGTCGGTGGTGTCGAGCGTGGCCCCGCCGGAGGGGTCCTGGGTGGTGTTCGGATCGTCGGTGCCGGAGTCCGGGAGCGGCTGGATGTCGCTGGGGTCCGTCAGGCCGCCGGAATCGGTCCCGTCCGGAATGGGCGTCAGGGTGGGGTCCTGGGCTGGGTCCGGGGTCGGGTCGGCGGCGGGCACCGGGTCGGTGGCGCCCGAATCGGCCGGGACCGGCTCCGTCGGGGTGGGGTCTGTCGGGGCAGGATCGGCCGGGGGCGTGGCCGGGTCGGCGCTGGTGGTGTCCTCGGGCGCCGGGTCGGTGGGGGGCAGCGCGGGAATCTCGTTCACGTCCGGCTGGGGGCTGTCCGAGGTGGTGGTGTCCTGCGGCTGCGGCTCCGGGGCCGCCTGCTCCTGCGCCGGGGGCGTGGCCTGCGGCTGCGGATCGCGGCGGAAGAAGCTGCCGATGCCGCCCTGGTCCTGTCCGGCCTTGAAGGCCATCTGGATGCCGCGCACCCGCCGGTACTCAATCTGGTCCGGCGGCTGGAACTGGGCCGCCGGCTGTCCCTGCAGCGCGCCGGCCACCGCCTGCTGCCACACCGGCGCGGCCACGTCGCCGCTGTAGCTGTTCTGCGGCAGCGGGGCGTTGTCGCTGCGGCCCACCCACACCGCACCGGCCAGTTCCGGCGTGACGCCCGCGAACCACAGGTCGCGCACGTCGTTGGTGGTGCCGGTCTTGCCGCCCACCTCGCGCCCCTCGATGCGGGCCCGCCAGCCGAGCCCGCCCTGCCGGGGCGTCAGGTCGTTGACCACACCCCGGATCATGTCCAGGCCCAGCCACGCGGTCTGGGCGTCCCAGACGCGCTTGCCGCTGCTGGCCGGCACCGTGAGCAGCGTGTGGCCGCCCTGCACCACCCGGGTGATCAGGCGCGGCGCGTAGTACAGGCCGCCGTTGGCGAAGGGGGCGTAGGCGGCCGCCATCTGCAGCGGGCTGGCCTCCAGCGCGCCGATGGCGAGCGGCAGGCCGGTGTCGGGGTTGGGCGACAGGCCCAGCTCACGCAGCCGGCTCTCGAAGCTGTTCAGGCCCAGCTGCTGTGCCAGCCGCACGGTGGGCAAGTTCAGGCTGTGGTCCAGGGCGTAGCGCAGCGTGACCGGCCCGCCGGTGTAGGTGCCGCTGTAGTTCTGCGGCTGATAGTCGCCGTCCAGTGGGGCGTCCCGCAGCGTGTCGGCCTGGGTCCAGCCCTTCGCCAGGGCCAGCGTGTACAGCAGCGGCTTGATGCTGCTGCCCACCTGCCGGCGCGCGCGGGTGGCATTGTTCCACTCCTCCAGCACCCCGTCGCCCAGCTTCTGGCCCACCAGCGCCTGCACGTCGCCATTCTTCGGGTCCAGCAGCGCCAGCCCCAGCGTCGCTCCATTCGGCAGTGACGCCGACTTGCTGGCCGCCTCGGCCGCCTGCTGCGCCGCGCGGTTCATCGTGGTGTAGACCGTCACGTCCGACTGGTACAGCACCTTGCGGCCCAGCCGGTCCGCGAGGTCGCGCTCCACTGCGTCCAGAAAGCCGTCCGCGAAGCGCACCTGCGGGGCCGGCGCGCTGAGCCGCTTGGCGTCCGGATTGACGAGGCGCGCCGAGACGATGTTGCCCTTGCCGTCGTAGCGCACCCGCCAGCCCACCGGCTGCAGCGGGTAGCGCCAGGCGGCGTCGGCCTGCGCCTTGGTGGCGCGGCCGTCCTCGACCATGCGGTTCAGGATGCTGCGCATCAGCGGGCGGTAGGCGACGTAATTGTTGTAGCGCCGGGCGTTCGGCAGCAGGGTCGTCAGGTAGACGCTCTGGGCCAGGTTCAGCTGCGAGGGCGCGATCCCGAAGTAGGCCCGGGCCGCGTCCTGCGCGCCCAGCAGGTCGGTGCGGCCCACGCCCCAGTACACCACGTTCAGGTAGGCGGTCAGGATCTCCTGCTTGGTGAAGCGGCGCTCCACCTGCAGCGCCAGCAGCGCTTCCTTGAGCTTGCGCGCCGGGGTGCGCTCATCCTTGATGTCTTCCAGCAGGGTGCTGCGGACCACCTGCTGCGTGATGGTGCTGCCGCCCTCCAGGCTGCCGCTGGCGCTCCGCAGCAGCGCCCGCGCGATGCCCATCGGGT encodes:
- a CDS encoding transglycosylase domain-containing protein, with product MRLITNLFKTLLILVLLAGVGVLGMLLLWQQDLRRVDDLNVLEYGGKATVVDAGGRVIGALTPSLSSGARVNRDLLRADQFSPWLGKAVVTSEDRRFYEHHGVDPMGIARALLRSASGSLEGGSTITQQVVRSTLLEDIKDERTPARKLKEALLALQVERRFTKQEILTAYLNVVYWGVGRTDLLGAQDAARAYFGIAPSQLNLAQSVYLTTLLPNARRYNNYVAYRPLMRSILNRMVEDGRATKAQADAAWRYPLQPVGWRVRYDGKGNIVSARLVNPDAKRLSAPAPQVRFADGFLDAVERDLADRLGRKVLYQSDVTVYTTMNRAAQQAAEAASKSASLPNGATLGLALLDPKNGDVQALVGQKLGDGVLEEWNNATRARRQVGSSIKPLLYTLALAKGWTQADTLRDAPLDGDYQPQNYSGTYTGGPVTLRYALDHSLNLPTVRLAQQLGLNSFESRLRELGLSPNPDTGLPLAIGALEASPLQMAAAYAPFANGGLYYAPRLITRVVQGGHTLLTVPASSGKRVWDAQTAWLGLDMIRGVVNDLTPRQGGLGWRARIEGREVGGKTGTTNDVRDLWFAGVTPELAGAVWVGRSDNAPLPQNSYSGDVAAPVWQQAVAGALQGQPAAQFQPPDQIEYRRVRGIQMAFKAGQDQGGIGSFFRRDPQPQATPPAQEQAAPEPQPQDTTTSDSPQPDVNEIPALPPTDPAPEDTTSADPATPPADPAPTDPTPTEPVPADSGATDPVPAADPTPDPAQDPTLTPIPDGTDSGGLTDPSDIQPLPDSGTDDPNTTQDPSGGATLDTTDPGTVAPDGTFTPPGQ